A stretch of Mucilaginibacter terrae DNA encodes these proteins:
- a CDS encoding HsdM family class I SAM-dependent methyltransferase: MKIIFSKFYNYLLSTSYRSESDIVPFIIDIFKQFRNFTQERNKPVSALNLLFLLLASIDEDIKKLDFERWGISGIDIPSNFELYTDRLRSGSINFKPKLDLILRHSSGILFQEAQKEVSYFDRQIDLWGGYSNKIEAKASLYSSIHYTPPYLARTIVERALQLLDLNKPLQKIFDPACGSGEFLIESLKQLREKNYQGAVEIIGWDTSLTAVNTTTFLLSYEKRTIWDKKLTFQVKAVDDSLTELWGNDYDLILMNPPFVSWEQMDKKSRDSVKDTLPSTSIGKPNQASAFFYKTILSLNQDGVIGCVMPSSLLTLHSYKVLRNEILGIIDITLIGKLGNFVFEDALTDVSMLVGKKPKSNTTPLVLWTKNEKGVIQDALRDLRKMHYLQEFKVVEKDYSIYTPTAFPITKENWKTVSFQESELLKKSNDSSKKLNLYE; the protein is encoded by the coding sequence TTGAAAATAATTTTTAGCAAGTTTTACAATTATTTACTATCAACCAGCTATAGATCTGAAAGCGATATTGTACCTTTTATAATAGATATTTTTAAACAATTCCGAAATTTTACACAGGAAAGAAACAAGCCTGTTTCCGCTTTGAATCTTTTGTTTTTGCTTCTGGCTAGCATAGATGAAGATATTAAAAAATTAGACTTTGAGAGGTGGGGTATTAGCGGTATCGATATACCTAGTAATTTCGAATTATATACCGATAGATTAAGAAGTGGTAGCATTAATTTTAAGCCCAAGTTAGACTTAATTTTAAGGCATTCTTCCGGAATACTTTTTCAAGAAGCACAGAAAGAAGTCTCTTATTTTGATCGTCAAATTGATTTATGGGGAGGATATTCGAATAAAATTGAAGCCAAAGCCAGTCTTTATTCTAGTATACATTACACACCACCCTATTTAGCAAGGACAATAGTCGAACGAGCTCTACAACTTCTTGATCTAAATAAACCATTACAAAAAATATTTGACCCGGCATGCGGATCAGGAGAATTTTTGATTGAGTCTTTAAAGCAATTGAGAGAGAAAAATTATCAAGGCGCAGTTGAGATAATTGGCTGGGATACTTCCCTTACTGCAGTAAATACTACCACATTTTTGTTAAGTTATGAAAAGCGAACAATTTGGGATAAAAAGCTGACATTTCAAGTCAAAGCTGTTGATGATTCTTTAACGGAACTTTGGGGTAACGATTATGACCTTATTTTGATGAACCCACCATTTGTCTCTTGGGAACAAATGGATAAAAAGTCACGTGATTCTGTGAAAGATACGTTGCCTTCAACATCGATAGGGAAACCAAATCAAGCGAGTGCTTTTTTTTATAAAACTATACTTTCATTAAATCAAGATGGTGTTATTGGTTGTGTAATGCCGTCTTCATTATTGACATTGCATTCATATAAAGTTTTACGCAACGAGATATTGGGTATTATTGATATTACTTTAATAGGCAAACTTGGAAATTTCGTTTTTGAAGATGCTTTAACTGACGTAAGTATGCTTGTTGGTAAGAAACCAAAATCCAATACTACACCCTTAGTTCTTTGGACTAAAAATGAAAAAGGGGTAATTCAAGATGCGCTACGAGACTTAAGAAAAATGCATTATTTGCAGGAGTTTAAAGTTGTAGAAAAAGATTATAGCATTTATACGCCTACAGCATTTCCCATAACCAAGGAAAATTGGAAGACCGTCTCATTTCAGGAAAGTGAATTATTAAAAAAATCGAACGATTCGTCCAAGAAATTAAACTTGTACGAGTAA
- a CDS encoding phage integrase SAM-like domain-containing protein — translation MKRQSDMPIEQITIDFLERFEAFLRGPRIMTRLDRLGRPYKAKGKPLGDASVHVCLRDFSGLFSAAIDHHNRPSIGLTPIKDNPFSDYSIVGAPETKKRNIDAEKIITIKNSRPRPASRCEMARDLFMLSFYLCGMRVNIVAS, via the coding sequence ATCAAAAGGCAAAGTGATATGCCGATTGAACAAATCACTATCGACTTCTTGGAAAGATTTGAAGCATTCTTGAGAGGGCCACGAATTATGACCAGATTGGATCGATTAGGCAGGCCTTATAAGGCGAAAGGTAAGCCGCTTGGCGATGCCTCTGTTCATGTTTGCCTTCGTGACTTCAGCGGGCTATTTTCGGCAGCTATTGATCATCATAACAGACCGTCGATCGGCCTTACTCCAATTAAGGACAACCCTTTCAGTGATTATTCAATAGTTGGGGCACCGGAAACAAAAAAAAGAAATATCGATGCCGAAAAAATTATCACTATCAAAAATTCCCGGCCGCGACCCGCTTCACGGTGTGAAATGGCACGTGATCTTTTTATGTTATCATTTTACTTGTGTGGAATGAGAGTTAACATTGTTGCTTCCTAA
- a CDS encoding substrate-binding domain-containing protein, whose protein sequence is MLLHTINWVSYYRMLVFLILLFMSSGCHNSKRKADFTIGFSQCVGSDLWRKTMLQEMKMELSLHPAADFIYKDAGGNSTKQINQVRDMLNQGIDLLIISPNEAQPLTPIVEEAYNKGIPVVVLDRKTTSNQYTAYVGADNYQLGMMAGEYIKSLSKKPVNVVEIMGLPGSSPAIERERGFKDGIAGSPNVKIEYKVYGDWLKANAIKQLSNIKAHLADVNYVFAHNDVMASGARIYFNQLNLSKNVKVIGVDALPGQGGGLQMVADGVLNASLLYPTGGKEAIATAFQILNKLPFNRENIMQSLVIDSSNVQLMKMQWIRINSQQRDIDKQQSLLQEQRIIYNDQKIILNIMVITLVLAIIFGGLAFFSLLENRKANKNLETKNEEILAQRNQLVEMSVKAEVANEAKFNFFTNISHEFRTPLTLILSPIDEMLKDEKLVKTSGKALKIIHQNAFRLLSLVNELLDYRKLEYDKHQIRVSENDIVAYVREIAEYFRHQAQRLNINFIVTSESKHFIIWFDPRMLDKVFFNLIANALKFSNEKGTVRVSIKQGDDQDILIEIEDNGIGMTRDESERVFDQFYQADHAPTLGSGIGLALTKEIVALHHGRIELKSEKWIGTVFTVVLPTGNKHFNSAEISRPEVSLPDLNERSKPYTVDLERISSKTTADGFSKPKEHSVLVVEDNPDLLNYLEEKLSEQYEIYTAANGIAALNEAIERVPDLIISDVVLPELSGKGLCEKLKSDFRTSHIPLILLTAQNSVEQQISGINTMADAYITKPFNLDYLTASIQSLIKNRVKLKEHFTAESDRTEKMPLAKALDRKFVNDFIGIVEQNLSNEKFGVDEICTLLGISRVQVYRKVKALLGCSIADYILNRRLKRAKYLLSNGDLTIAEITYEIGFSNPNYFSTVFKSKYGCTPSEFRKQQC, encoded by the coding sequence ATGCTTTTACATACCATAAATTGGGTGAGTTACTACCGCATGCTGGTATTTCTTATCCTCCTATTCATGTCTTCCGGGTGCCACAATAGCAAAAGAAAAGCGGATTTTACTATTGGTTTCTCTCAATGCGTGGGCTCAGACTTATGGCGTAAGACCATGTTGCAGGAAATGAAGATGGAATTGTCTCTGCATCCTGCGGCCGATTTCATTTATAAGGACGCTGGCGGTAATAGCACTAAACAAATTAACCAGGTCAGGGATATGCTTAATCAGGGTATTGATTTATTAATTATTTCACCTAATGAAGCTCAACCTTTAACACCCATTGTTGAAGAGGCGTACAATAAAGGGATACCCGTTGTGGTTTTAGACCGAAAAACCACATCTAACCAATATACGGCGTATGTAGGGGCTGATAATTACCAGTTGGGAATGATGGCGGGTGAGTATATCAAATCCTTATCAAAAAAGCCGGTTAACGTTGTTGAAATTATGGGGCTTCCCGGGTCGTCTCCTGCCATTGAGCGCGAAAGGGGTTTTAAAGACGGAATAGCGGGAAGCCCTAATGTAAAAATTGAATACAAAGTGTATGGAGATTGGTTGAAAGCCAACGCCATTAAACAGTTATCGAATATTAAGGCACATTTAGCGGACGTTAACTATGTGTTTGCGCACAACGATGTTATGGCATCGGGCGCACGCATTTACTTTAACCAGCTAAACCTATCCAAAAATGTTAAAGTAATAGGTGTAGACGCCTTACCGGGCCAAGGCGGTGGTTTACAGATGGTGGCAGACGGTGTACTCAATGCAAGCCTGCTTTATCCTACCGGCGGTAAAGAAGCAATTGCCACAGCATTTCAGATACTTAACAAGCTACCTTTTAACAGAGAGAATATTATGCAGTCGCTGGTCATTGACTCTTCGAACGTGCAACTCATGAAAATGCAATGGATACGTATTAACAGCCAGCAACGCGATATTGATAAGCAGCAAAGTTTGCTACAAGAACAACGCATTATTTATAATGATCAGAAGATCATATTAAACATCATGGTAATTACCCTTGTGCTGGCTATTATTTTTGGAGGGCTGGCATTTTTTTCTCTGTTAGAAAACCGCAAAGCAAATAAAAACCTGGAAACCAAAAACGAGGAAATACTGGCTCAGCGTAACCAACTGGTTGAAATGTCGGTTAAGGCTGAAGTAGCCAATGAGGCTAAATTTAATTTCTTCACTAACATTTCGCACGAATTCCGTACTCCTCTTACGTTAATATTATCTCCTATTGATGAGATGCTTAAGGATGAGAAACTGGTTAAAACCAGCGGTAAAGCCCTTAAAATTATACATCAAAACGCTTTCAGGCTATTAAGTTTGGTAAATGAACTTCTGGATTACCGGAAACTGGAATATGATAAGCATCAGATACGGGTGTCAGAAAATGATATCGTTGCTTATGTAAGGGAGATAGCCGAATATTTCCGACATCAGGCACAGCGCCTCAACATAAATTTTATTGTAACATCCGAAAGTAAGCATTTTATAATATGGTTCGATCCCAGAATGCTGGATAAAGTATTTTTTAATTTAATTGCAAATGCGCTCAAATTCAGTAATGAAAAAGGGACGGTCAGGGTTTCTATAAAACAAGGTGATGACCAGGATATTTTGATAGAAATAGAAGACAACGGAATTGGTATGACCAGGGATGAAAGCGAACGTGTTTTTGACCAATTCTATCAAGCTGACCATGCACCAACATTAGGGTCGGGTATTGGATTGGCGCTAACTAAGGAAATTGTGGCACTTCATCATGGCCGGATTGAACTAAAAAGCGAAAAGTGGATTGGTACGGTATTTACCGTAGTGCTGCCAACCGGAAACAAACACTTTAACAGCGCCGAAATCAGTCGTCCGGAAGTATCGCTTCCAGATTTAAATGAACGCTCGAAACCTTATACTGTTGATTTAGAAAGAATATCTTCTAAAACAACTGCTGATGGGTTCAGTAAACCTAAAGAACACTCTGTATTGGTTGTAGAAGACAACCCTGACCTTTTAAATTACCTGGAGGAGAAGTTAAGCGAACAATATGAAATATATACAGCAGCTAACGGCATAGCAGCGCTTAATGAAGCTATTGAGCGAGTTCCGGATTTGATAATTTCGGACGTTGTTCTTCCTGAACTTTCGGGGAAAGGGCTCTGCGAAAAGCTCAAGTCTGATTTTAGAACTTCGCATATACCCTTGATATTACTTACTGCGCAAAACAGCGTTGAGCAGCAGATTTCGGGAATTAACACTATGGCTGACGCCTATATTACCAAACCTTTCAATCTGGATTATTTAACAGCGAGCATTCAAAGTTTGATAAAAAACCGCGTGAAATTAAAAGAGCATTTTACTGCAGAATCAGACCGTACGGAAAAGATGCCCCTGGCCAAGGCCTTGGACAGGAAGTTTGTAAATGATTTCATTGGTATTGTGGAGCAAAATCTATCTAATGAAAAGTTTGGCGTGGATGAAATTTGCACCTTGTTGGGTATTTCGCGGGTACAAGTTTATCGCAAAGTTAAAGCCTTATTAGGTTGTAGCATAGCCGACTACATACTCAACCGAAGACTCAAAAGAGCCAAATACTTATTAAGTAACGGAGATCTTACTATCGCAGAAATCACTTACGAAATCGGTTTTTCAAACCCTAACTATTTCTCTACAGTTTTCAAATCCAAGTATGGTTGTACCCCGTCCGAATTTAGGAAGCAACAATGTTAA
- a CDS encoding sugar porter family MFS transporter, whose product MRKHSVLAWSMVVALGGFLFGFDTAVISGAEKSIQQFWGLSVFEHGLTISIALIGTVIGSLLGSKPSDRFGRKNTLYFVALAYLLSSIGTALADNWYVFLVFRFLGGLGVGTSSVTAPIYISEVSPADRRGRLVGLFQFNVVLGILISYLSNYLIGQGGETSWRWMLGVQAFPSLLFIILIRFIPESPRWLILKKGNIARALEILRVINPLNCDQELAAIRQSNLTTPNSKSASLFSGQYKAPVILAVLFAFFNQVSGINAIIYYAPRIFEMAGLGAHSSLLSTVGIGLINFIFTLVAINVIDKVGRRLLMLIGSIGLIASLFLVGITFYSGQFSGFAIPMYVMVFIAFFAFSQGAVIWVFISEIFPNEVRAKGQTLGSSTHWIMAALIAFSFPYLAEKLGGATTFFFFATMMVLQLLFVWRMMPETKGRSLESIGDNLIMH is encoded by the coding sequence ATGAGGAAACATTCCGTTCTGGCCTGGTCTATGGTCGTGGCTCTTGGTGGCTTCTTATTTGGCTTTGATACTGCTGTTATTTCAGGGGCTGAAAAATCTATCCAGCAATTTTGGGGGTTATCGGTCTTTGAGCACGGATTAACTATTTCTATCGCGTTAATAGGAACAGTTATTGGCTCACTGTTGGGTTCTAAACCCTCTGACAGGTTTGGACGTAAAAATACTTTATACTTTGTGGCCTTGGCCTACCTGCTGTCTTCTATAGGTACGGCATTGGCAGATAACTGGTATGTATTCTTAGTTTTCCGTTTTTTAGGCGGACTTGGCGTAGGTACTTCCTCAGTAACTGCACCTATCTATATATCTGAAGTTTCACCAGCTGACCGTCGTGGTCGTTTAGTGGGTTTGTTTCAGTTCAATGTAGTATTGGGCATCCTGATATCTTATCTCTCTAATTACCTCATTGGGCAGGGCGGCGAAACTTCATGGCGTTGGATGCTTGGTGTACAAGCCTTTCCATCTTTACTATTTATTATCCTAATTCGTTTTATTCCTGAAAGCCCGCGCTGGCTCATCTTAAAAAAAGGGAACATTGCACGCGCCCTCGAAATATTGCGGGTTATCAACCCACTCAACTGCGATCAGGAGTTGGCCGCTATTCGGCAATCAAACCTCACTACACCTAACAGCAAAAGCGCCAGTCTTTTTTCCGGGCAATATAAAGCACCTGTAATATTGGCTGTCTTGTTCGCATTTTTTAACCAGGTATCGGGTATCAATGCCATAATTTATTACGCGCCGCGCATATTTGAAATGGCTGGTTTGGGAGCTCACTCATCCTTATTGTCTACCGTAGGCATTGGTTTAATAAACTTTATATTCACCCTGGTGGCTATCAACGTTATTGATAAGGTAGGTCGGCGTTTGTTGATGCTGATCGGATCGATTGGCTTGATCGCATCGCTTTTTTTAGTGGGTATAACATTTTACTCAGGGCAGTTCAGTGGTTTTGCCATACCTATGTACGTGATGGTTTTCATCGCTTTCTTCGCCTTTTCTCAGGGTGCGGTTATATGGGTGTTTATTTCGGAGATATTTCCTAACGAAGTACGTGCCAAAGGACAAACGCTTGGAAGTTCTACACACTGGATTATGGCTGCATTAATAGCGTTCAGCTTTCCATACCTGGCCGAAAAGCTGGGTGGCGCTACAACCTTCTTTTTCTTTGCTACAATGATGGTATTGCAGTTGCTTTTTGTTTGGCGTATGATGCCGGAAACCAAGGGCCGCTCCTTAGAATCAATTGGCGACAATTTAATTATGCACTAA
- a CDS encoding carbohydrate kinase family protein, which translates to MKRDYTPNVVCFGEILWDVLPDVRKPGGAPMNVAYHLNKLGIAVDLLSSVGHDQAGDDLISFLKSGGLSAELVQRSSDYNTSEVLARITEDHEVTYDIVKPVAWDQITYTTEMKQAVSQADAIVFGSLSAREPVTRDTLYSLIESARYRVFDVNLRAPHYSDDVIINLLQRADMVKLNLSELLLIIRWLSPAIIKNEMQAVELLFSWFQIQEVLITKGRKGATYYSREIRYDYPTYAIEVADTIGSGDAFLAAFLAMKLNNEPLEVTLDYAAAMGAFITSQSGACPDYSRFDFERFIWKKKYPQYGLAS; encoded by the coding sequence ATGAAAAGAGATTATACACCTAACGTTGTTTGTTTCGGAGAGATTCTTTGGGATGTTTTACCCGATGTTCGCAAGCCAGGCGGTGCACCTATGAATGTAGCCTATCATTTAAATAAGTTAGGCATAGCAGTTGATTTATTAAGCAGCGTTGGGCATGACCAGGCTGGTGATGATTTGATATCCTTCCTGAAATCTGGTGGGTTATCAGCAGAGTTAGTACAACGGAGCTCAGATTATAACACGAGCGAGGTGTTGGCAAGAATTACGGAAGACCATGAAGTAACATATGATATTGTTAAACCTGTAGCCTGGGATCAAATTACCTATACTACAGAGATGAAGCAGGCTGTATCGCAAGCCGATGCCATCGTGTTCGGTAGCTTAAGCGCCCGTGAACCGGTTACCCGCGATACTTTATACTCTCTTATCGAATCTGCACGCTACCGCGTATTCGATGTAAACCTACGGGCTCCTCATTATTCAGATGACGTTATTATTAACCTTTTACAAAGAGCTGATATGGTAAAATTAAACCTGTCTGAACTGTTGTTGATTATTCGGTGGTTATCACCTGCCATTATCAAGAATGAAATGCAGGCAGTAGAACTTCTGTTTAGCTGGTTCCAAATTCAAGAGGTGCTTATAACCAAGGGTCGAAAAGGCGCTACTTATTATTCTCGTGAAATACGGTATGACTACCCCACTTACGCCATAGAGGTGGCTGATACTATTGGCTCGGGTGATGCCTTTTTGGCTGCTTTTCTAGCAATGAAGTTAAATAACGAACCATTAGAGGTGACCTTGGACTATGCTGCAGCAATGGGCGCATTCATTACTTCTCAATCCGGAGCTTGTCCTGACTATTCGAGATTTGATTTTGAAAGATTTATTTGGAAAAAAAAGTACCCGCAATACGGGCTGGCATCTTGA
- a CDS encoding SusC/RagA family TonB-linked outer membrane protein, which yields MPCFFLQASAQSPTKVTGKVTDAKGEPLVGVNITLKGKTTGTSSDVNGTYSLTASDANAVLVFSYLGFNSQEITLSGRTQVDVILEASAKSLNEVVVTGYQTERKKDLTGSVAIANVGEMKKQVVANPIKALQGQVAGMLITGNGAPSSPTTVRIRGIGTLNNNDPLYIIDGVPTKAGMHELNSADIESIQVLKSAAAASIYGSRAANGVIIVTTKHGKNGVMQANVNAYTALSTYNRRIDMLDAQGYGRVLWQAYVNSGYDPNTNGLRYQFNWNVDPVSNQPVLNNVMVAEYLDNAHTLKSANTDWFKEISRVGVTQNYDAQVSNGTPNGNYLLSLGYFDNQGIVKTTNFNRISARLNSDYKMFGGGLTVGQNLSLTKTREVGADIINSAIQALPIIPVRTVDGMGWGGPVDGMNDRQNPVRVLNDNQQNNYDYLRVFGNFFAEAKLTKGLMLRSNVGIDYGDYTSRNWQKKYQSGYLVNNVNKVINTQTHNVKLTWTNTVNYDLVQNNHRLNAVAGTEFYSDKTTSFMASREGFVLEDPDYMYLDAGTGIKDNGGYGAKNTLFSYFAKANYSYLDRYLLSGTIRFDGSSRFGQNNKFGTFPAVSAGWRISEEPFFKKQTKIFDELKLRADWGKTGNQEINNNAIYNIYLSSYNITAYDINGAKSGVLPSGYYLSQNANPNLKWEATTMSNFGLDFSILNQKLYGTVEYYIKKTSDILLLPPYIGVLGEGGNTWVNGASMQNNGFELSLGHRSKIGRDWSIDVSGNFDAVRNKVTKLPSEVVNAYGGDGRGQNILGRTFGSFFGYVADGLYQTQQEVNSSAAQPGKGLGRIRYRDLNNDGVINDYDRTWIGNPLPKFTYGFNAAINYKNFDLSFLLQGLGSVDVRNEAKLFTDFWSATESSSNKGARLLNAWSPLNTGSTIPAASLTDDNFESRPSTYFIENGAYLKLRNLQIGYTFGASLLSKIKVKALRVYAGGDNLAILYKSKSFTGLDPETPAFGYPNPLVVTAGLNLKF from the coding sequence TTGCCTTGTTTTTTCCTACAAGCAAGTGCCCAAAGCCCCACCAAGGTAACCGGAAAAGTTACTGACGCCAAAGGGGAACCGCTGGTTGGCGTAAATATCACCTTAAAGGGTAAAACCACGGGTACCTCAAGTGATGTAAATGGTACGTATTCCCTTACAGCATCAGACGCAAATGCTGTACTTGTTTTCAGTTACCTTGGTTTTAACAGCCAGGAGATCACCTTGAGTGGCCGGACGCAGGTGGATGTTATTTTAGAAGCTTCTGCAAAATCACTTAACGAAGTAGTGGTTACCGGCTACCAAACCGAACGTAAAAAAGATCTCACCGGTTCGGTAGCGATAGCTAACGTTGGTGAAATGAAAAAGCAGGTTGTAGCCAACCCCATTAAGGCGCTGCAAGGCCAGGTAGCAGGTATGTTAATTACCGGTAATGGTGCTCCGAGTTCACCAACTACAGTAAGGATAAGAGGTATTGGAACTTTAAATAATAATGATCCGTTATATATTATTGATGGTGTACCTACCAAGGCCGGTATGCATGAACTCAATTCAGCCGACATTGAATCTATTCAGGTTTTAAAAAGCGCAGCAGCAGCCAGTATATACGGTTCACGTGCTGCCAACGGCGTAATTATTGTGACTACCAAGCATGGTAAAAACGGCGTTATGCAGGCTAACGTAAATGCTTATACCGCACTTTCTACATACAACAGGCGAATTGATATGCTGGATGCGCAAGGTTATGGCAGGGTACTTTGGCAAGCCTACGTAAATAGTGGTTATGATCCGAATACGAATGGGCTCCGTTACCAGTTTAACTGGAATGTAGACCCGGTTAGCAATCAGCCGGTGCTTAACAACGTTATGGTTGCCGAATATCTTGATAATGCTCATACGCTTAAATCAGCAAATACCGATTGGTTTAAAGAAATCTCTCGCGTTGGTGTAACTCAAAACTACGATGCACAGGTATCTAACGGAACGCCAAATGGCAATTATCTGTTATCACTGGGTTATTTCGATAATCAGGGTATTGTAAAGACCACTAATTTTAACCGCATCTCGGCCAGGCTTAATTCGGATTATAAGATGTTCGGCGGCGGCTTAACCGTTGGACAAAACCTCAGCCTGACCAAAACCCGTGAAGTGGGTGCCGATATCATTAATTCCGCTATCCAGGCGTTACCCATTATTCCTGTGCGTACCGTAGATGGCATGGGCTGGGGAGGGCCAGTTGATGGCATGAACGACCGCCAGAACCCGGTAAGGGTATTAAATGACAATCAGCAAAATAATTACGATTACCTGCGGGTTTTCGGCAATTTCTTTGCAGAAGCCAAGCTTACCAAGGGCCTGATGTTACGGTCTAATGTAGGTATTGATTACGGTGACTATACTTCACGTAACTGGCAGAAAAAATACCAAAGCGGTTACCTGGTAAACAACGTTAATAAAGTAATTAACACCCAAACCCATAACGTTAAACTTACCTGGACCAATACCGTAAATTACGACCTGGTACAAAACAATCACCGGTTAAATGCAGTAGCAGGAACCGAGTTTTACAGCGATAAAACAACGTCGTTTATGGCATCGAGGGAGGGTTTTGTACTCGAAGATCCTGATTACATGTACCTTGATGCCGGTACCGGAATTAAAGATAACGGCGGTTACGGCGCAAAAAATACCTTATTCTCCTACTTTGCAAAGGCTAATTATTCTTACCTGGACAGGTATTTGTTATCAGGAACTATCCGTTTCGACGGCTCATCCAGATTTGGCCAAAATAATAAGTTCGGTACATTTCCTGCGGTTTCTGCCGGTTGGCGTATCAGCGAGGAACCTTTCTTCAAAAAACAAACGAAAATTTTTGATGAGCTGAAACTACGTGCTGACTGGGGTAAGACCGGTAACCAGGAGATTAACAATAATGCCATCTATAATATCTATCTCTCCAGCTATAATATTACAGCCTATGATATTAATGGGGCAAAAAGCGGTGTGCTACCATCGGGTTATTACCTGTCACAAAACGCTAATCCTAACCTCAAGTGGGAAGCTACTACGATGTCAAACTTCGGATTGGACTTTTCCATTTTAAATCAAAAACTATACGGTACGGTAGAATACTACATTAAAAAAACCTCCGACATTCTATTGCTTCCACCTTATATAGGGGTGTTGGGCGAAGGCGGCAACACCTGGGTTAACGGAGCATCTATGCAAAATAACGGTTTTGAGTTGAGCCTCGGCCACCGCAGCAAAATTGGAAGAGATTGGAGCATAGATGTTTCCGGAAACTTTGATGCTGTACGAAATAAAGTAACCAAGCTGCCAAGTGAGGTGGTAAATGCATACGGAGGCGATGGCAGAGGACAAAATATTCTCGGACGTACGTTTGGCTCCTTCTTTGGTTATGTGGCAGATGGTTTGTATCAAACACAACAGGAAGTTAACTCGTCGGCTGCTCAGCCTGGTAAAGGATTAGGACGGATCCGCTATCGCGATTTGAACAACGACGGTGTAATTAACGATTATGACCGTACCTGGATTGGAAACCCGCTGCCAAAGTTTACTTATGGATTTAATGCCGCAATTAATTACAAAAACTTTGATTTATCATTTCTCTTGCAGGGACTGGGTTCTGTAGATGTGCGTAACGAAGCTAAATTATTTACAGATTTTTGGAGTGCTACAGAATCTTCATCTAACAAGGGTGCTCGGTTATTGAATGCATGGTCGCCGCTTAATACCGGTTCTACCATCCCTGCAGCATCGCTTACTGACGATAATTTTGAATCCAGGCCATCTACCTATTTTATTGAGAACGGCGCCTACCTCAAATTGCGTAACCTGCAAATTGGTTATACATTCGGAGCCTCTCTGCTCTCTAAAATCAAAGTAAAAGCCTTGAGGGTGTATGCCGGTGGTGATAACCTTGCTATACTGTACAAATCCAAGTCGTTTACTGGTTTAGATCCTGAAACACCTGCTTTTGGTTACCCTAACCCACTTGTGGTAACTGCTGGCCTTAACCTGAAATTTTAA